The following is a genomic window from Planctomycetia bacterium.
TCCGCGTTCTACTCAATGACCTCCAGCGATTGGAAGCCGACATGCATCAGCATGTGCACAAGGAGAACAACATCCTGTTCCCTCGTGCGCTGGAACTCGAAAAAAATCTCGGAACCGTCGCGAGCGCCTAGCTCCGGATGGTCTGATCAAGCCGGCGGACGATTGCGCCTTGCGCCGGCATTGAGTTCATATCTCCTCAAACCGCGCCGTGAAGTGTCGCAGAACCGGCGGCTCCTGGACGAAGCGAAGCCCGCGAAGCTCTCGCTTCGTCGCCGCCATTTCCGCGGCCGCCTCGATCACGTAGTCAATGTGGCTCTGCGTATAAACCCGCCGCGGCATCGCCAGTCGCACCAGCTCCAGCGGCGGAGAAGCGGTGGCTCCGAACATCACCGAGCCGATCTCCACCGCGCGAATCCCGCCGACACGATACAGCCCACAAACGACCGCCTGCCCGGGGAACTGCTCGCGCGGAATATGCGGGCACAGAGCCCCCGCATCGATATAGATCGCATGGCCGCCCGGAGGTTCGACGATCGGCACACCCGCGGCCAGCAACTTCTCCCCGAGATATTCCACACTGCGAATCCGGTACGCCAGATAGTCCTCGTGAACGACTTCCTCAAAACCCTGGGCCATCGCCTCCAGGTCGCGCCCGGCCAGCCCGCCGTAAGTAATGAATCCTTCGGTGAGGATGAGCAGATTACAGGCGCGCTGAAATAGCTGCTCATCGCGCAGGAGCAGTAACCCGCCGATGTTCACCAGCCCGTCCTTCTTCGCACTGATCGTCGCCCCGTCAGCGAGCGCAAACATCTCGTGCACGATCTCCCGTACCGATCGATTCCCCATCCCCGGCTCGCGCAGCTTGATCAGGTAAGCGTTCTCCGCGAAACGGCACGCGTCGAGAAAGAGCGGCAGCCCATGCTTGTCGCAGACCGCCCGCACCGCGCGGAGATTCTCCATGCTGACCGGCTGACCGCCGCCGCTGTTGTTCGTCACCGTCACCATGACCAGCGGGATGCGTTCGCGGCCGACTTCACCGATGAGTCGCTCCAGCGCCGCGACATCCATGTTGCCCTTGAAGGGGTGCCGGTTCTTGGGATCGCGCACTTCCGGAATGGAAAGATCCACGGCCTTGGCCCCGCTGTGCTCGACGTTTGCCCGGGTCGTGTCAAAGTGCGTGTTGTTCGGCACGATCTTGTCCGGCCCGCCAACCAGTTCAAAGAGAATCCGTTCGCTGGCCCTCCCCTGGTGCGTCGGCAGCACGTGTTCAAAGCGCGTAAGGTCCTGAATCCGATCCTGAAAGCGATAAAAACTCGAAGCCCCCGCATACGACTCGTCACCGCGCATGACCCCCGCCCACTGCTCCGCGGACATGGCTCCCGTCCCGCTGTCCGTCAGCAGGTCGATCAGCACGTACTCGGCCGGAATCGAAAAGAGGTTGAAACCGGCCTCGCGCAGCATGACTTCGCGCTGACTGCGCGTCGTCATCTTGATTGGCTCGACGCTCTTGATGCGAAATGGCTCAATGATCGTCTTCATGCACTGCCTCAACTCAGAAGTACCCGGTCGCCCGTGACCGGCTCAAAACGCGCCTGAAAGAACCGCAGATGCCCGGGCTCGTAAGTGAATCGCAGCCCCACGATCTTGTCCCGCTGCTCCAGCAGACTGATGACCGACTCAGCCGTGACGTCCATGTGGGCCTGAGTATAAACGCGCCGAGGCAGCGTCATGCGAACCAATTCCAGTTTCGGAAACAGATTCTTACCGCTCTCCTTGTCGCGTCCGGCAGACACAGCGCCGCGCTCCATGCCGCGCACGCCCGAATCCATATACAACGCCGCCGCAAGTGCCTGTGCCGGGAATTGCTCCCGTGGTATGTGCGGCAGAAATCGCGCGGCATCCAGGAAGATGCCGTGCCCCCCAATCGGACGAACAATCGGTACATCGGCGTCTTGCAGCAACTCGCCGAGATACTGCACCTGTCCGATCCGGGCATGCATATGGTCCAAAGACACCGACTCCGCGATGCCGATGGCCATCGCCTCCAGATCGCGCCCCGCCAGTCCGCCGTAGGTGTGCAGTCCCTCATAGATGACAATCATGTTCCGTGCCGCGTCGGCCAGATCATCGTCGTTGACGGCAAGGAACCCCCCGATGTTTACCAGGCAATCCTTCTTGCCGGACATCGTACAGCCATCGGTATACGAGCACAGTTCCAGAAGAATATCGGCCAGCGTTCGCTTCGAACAACCCGGCTCCCGCTGCCGGATGAAGTAGCAGTTCTCCACAGCCCGTGTCGCATCGAGAAACACCTTGATGCCATGCTGACGGCATAACCGCGATGTCTCACGCAGGTTGGCCAGGCTGACCGGCTGTCCGCCCGCCATGTTCACCGTCGCGCCCACGCACAAATAGGCAATGCGCGAGGCCCCCTCCTGGTCGATGAGCCGCTGCAATTTCGCAAGATCGACGTTGCCCTTGAACGGCGCCTCACTCTGCGAGTCGTGGGCTTCATCGCAAATGACGTCCACGAATTGCCCCCCGACCAGTTCCTGGTGTGCCTTCGTCGTTGTAAAATACATATTGCCCGGCACGAAGTCGCCCGCCTTGATGCAGAGTCGGCTGAGAATATGCTCCGCCCCGCGGCCTTGATGCGTCGGAATAAGATGCTTGTAGCCGTAATACCGCCGGACCGCGTCCTCAAGGTGATAGAAGTTCTCCGACCCCGCGTACGCCTCGTCGCCCAGCATCATTCCCGCCCACTGCCGGTCGCTCATCGCGTTGGTCCCGGAGTCCGTCAGCAGGTCGATATATACGTCGCGGCTGCGCAGCAGAAACGTGTTGTAGCCGGCCTCTCGAATCGCCGCCTCCCGCTCCTCCGGAGTCGTCATTCGAAGATGCTCGACCATCTTGATCTTGAATGGCTCCGCCCAGGATCGCTTGTTCATTCCGATGCTCCCATCTTATGGCGATTGCGTGCGCGGACTCACCGCCCGACCCGACCTACGCATCTCGGATAGGCTTGGCAATTCCGGGACCACGACCGATTGTGGAGTTTTCACCCTAAAAAGAAAGGATGTCACGGCCCCGGTCATGAAAGAATTCGGGGAATTGCCCCCCGGAGATGCGGAATCAGTCGGGCGTCTCGCTTATTCGCCGACGCCGCCATCGGGCCAGATCAGGTTTCCAAACGAGGCCGGATCGTAGCAATACCGCTGCGCCCGGGCCCAGTCCGAGTACTCACCGCGAACCGGCTCCAGTCGAGCAAGATTGAAGCCCCATACAAGATTCCGCGACTCACGCGGACCGAAGCACTCCAGCGACATCGCGATCTCCGCCGTCCAGCCGTCCGCACCTCTGGTCACGGAATACTCCGGTCTCGGCCCCGGCCAGGGCGCAACGGACCCGATCGGCGGCGACACCGACACGCCGCGCTCGAAGATCGGGTTCCCGGTGGATTTCACCACCACGTGATAAATGTCATCGCTTTGTGTCGCGACCCCCGTCGGATCAATCATGATCTCGACCAAATCGCTGCCGACCGGACGCAGATCTTCGTAAGTCACGATGTTGCTCTCAACATTCGAAACCGTCGGGCCTGCCGGGCTCAGCGCCTGAATGCCGAGGTACAGCTTCGACCCGTCCGTGCAGCAATACCCGATCGTCTGGCTCTCTGCGCGCCGTCGCGCCGAACCGTGAGTAAACGCGATCAGTCGAAAATCCCCCATGACGTTTTGCGTGCCGGGAGGCCAGTCATCGAGACTCCCATCAATCCTTGGTGGCTTCGACACCTCCGACACGCGGGAAATCGAAAACGTCGCCTGTGCCTCCACCAGTCCGGATCGACCCGCATCGAAAACAATCGACTGGATGTAGTGACCGTCGAGATCGCAAAGCGGCGCCTCGGGAAAGCGCGCCGTCAGGCTGCGACTCGCCACCGACATCTCTTCCAGCGGGCCGATCTGCTTGTCGTCGTCGATCGCCGATGCGCCCTCCGCAAGCGGACCGAATTTCAATCGACCCTCCACCGACGTCCGCAACTCACTGCGCACCTCCGCATCAATTGTCGCTAGATATCCCGTTTGCCCCGGTCGGGGATCTTTCCGCAATCGGGCGGAGCCCACCCACACCTCCAGCGATCTCGTCGCGGCCAGGAACCGAAGCCAGTCGGCGCGATTCTTCTCCAGGCTGATCGGCTCGGCCGGATGCTCACTTACCGCGAGCTCCGCTTCTTCACGGAGAATCGCCGCCGCCAGATCCCAGACGTCAGGGTCGTCAATTCGCCGATCCCAATGAGCGTCCTGAAAATTATCACCATAGGCGCCCGTCCCGCAGGCCTTGATCAGTGAACGCGCCAAGAGCCCCGCCGTGGCGGCGTGTCCGTGCTCGCTCAACAGACGCAGGCACTGGTAGTCCTGAATGCCCGCCTGCAAGAGCTTGAGCCGCGCCGACGGCACCGGACCATCGCAGCCAAACAGCTTGCCGGGATACACCAGCCACGCATCTGACGCCTGGTCGTCCTGCGATATGGCCTCATCGAGAACTTTGCCGGGCCAGTCCGTCGCACGCGGCAGCCAGATCGCCTCGTGTCCCTGCAAGTACGCCTGCCAGGCAATGCTCCTCGCGTGCGTGGGCGGAGCTTCCACCGCGAGACTCCCGCAATAGGGAGGACGATCCGGCAGCAGCCATGTCCGCTTGCCAAGACGCTGAAGCTCCGCAAGTGTCGCGGCATCCTGGTATCGCGCCGGCGTCGCCCAGATATCTACAACTCTTGTCAAATCAACATAATGATAAGCGGTCCAGCCAAACGGCGTCATCGGCTGGGGAATCAGCTTGCTCATGTATGGAAGCTCAATCCCCGCATCGTGCACCCATTCGATCAGCCTGCGCACTCGCTGAAGCTCACTCTCATTTGGATCAATGACCGACGGATAGTCGAAGTAAACCACCGCCCGTTCCAGCCACCCCTTCTCCTCGAAGTGCGCCCGCGCCTTTGAAAGATAATCTTGAAGCACCAGCATATAGGCGGCCGAGTCCATGCCGTCGAATTGTGAAGGATGCGGCTGGCTCATTCCGACCGGCAGAGGCCACGCAAACGCCCCGCGGCCTTCCGCGTTACCGCCGCCCTCGATAAACGGCCCACAAAACGCGTCGTACTCGCTCCAGTCGAGCACCGTATTCCCATCCACATCCTGCGAAAACCGTGGATAGATCTCATCGCAATACGGCGACAAGCCATGCTCGCTCAAAAGGGCAAACGTCTTCTCAATCGCCTTTCGACATTCGGGCTTTGAGATCGCGACGGACTTATTCTGAGGATCGATATCCGTGAAGCTCGCGATCACCGGCCCAAGCTGCACGCCGGCGACAACAGGAATACTCACCTTTGAATCCAGATAGACGTCCCGAACCAGCACCTCGATCGGCGTGCGAAGCGGCGTGCAATTGGGGCCGACCAGTGAAATCGCCGTCTTGTACCGGCCCGGCCGCGCCTCCGGCGGAATGACAATCTCCACGTACAAGGCCAGGCTTTGCCCCGCGAGAACAACGAGCGGCTGCGCGGCGATGCTGCCCGGCGACGCCCCCACGCCATTCACCGGAATAGGAACAAGGGCATCAGGATATGCCCGCGGCTCCCGCAGCCCCTGCGTCCGCAGAAACCAGTTGGGATACCGCTCTACCGTGATCGGATAGGGACGATAGGCCCGGATCGCGCTCGCCGAGATTTTCCCCTCTGTCCCCGCAAGATCATCCGCGCGAAGCTCCACCCCGGAAACGGCGCTATCGACAGCGGAGATAACCAGATTGAACCCGATCTTCTCGTTTACAGCGCTCGTCAGACGGATGGTCCCGTCTCCGCGCGCAAAGATCGATGTCTCCGCGCGAGCCAGTTCAAGCGAATTGACCCGATAAGAAGGACCCGTCGCCCATACCCGCGCCGGGATGATTCTCTCCTCAGTTCCTCGCCCACATCCCGCCCACGTGCAGCCCCAAACCGGCAGAATCGCCACAAGCACGGCGGCAGAGCGCCGGCGCTTCAACGCCTGACTGCGAAATCTCTCATCACCGCGATGTCGTCTGAGCTTCAATCGCAAGCAAGGGTTCCCGGGGGCATGAATCCATAGTCCGGTCGTTGGCGTGTCCGTCGCGGGGCCTATCATATACTATTACTTCTCTTCGGTCGGGGAGTGACCCCAATCGGAGAGACTTGCACATTGAAACCCTTTTTTGCGGGGACGCCGCGCACAGTGCCGCTGTCCTCCCCTAGGATCGCCCTTGACCAGGCAGACCAAACCCTCACGCGGCTCGGCAACCGCAAGTCAGGCAGCCCGCTGCGAGCCGCCCCCTGCCCGCACCGACTTGAAGCTCCCCGTCCTCCCCGCGGACAAGCCCAGAGTCCGGCCCTCCAGGGCGGGAAAGTGGCGGGCCTACTCCCTCCTGTCGGTCCACGTATTCATAATCGCGCATTTCATCCAATGGATGCTTGCCGGAGAAACCATCTCACCGGTCGAGCCCTCCGAATCCATGGAGACAATTACCAGCGGGCGAATCAACGCCGGCTTCATCTTTTTTGCCGTCGCGCTTTTGGTGACTCTCCTCCTCGGCCGCTGGGTCTGTGGCTGGGGCTGCCACTTGGTCGCCTACCAGGACCTGACCCTCTGGGTTCTCAAGAAGCTCAAGCTGCGCCCCAAGCCATTTGCGACGCGGCTTTTTTGGATCGTCCCCCTCATCGCCGCGCTGTACATGTTCGTCTGGCCGGAGATCGTACGACTCTATCTGGGCGTGGAAAGATCACCGACAACCTGGCATGTGAGCACCACCGGCTTCTGGGACACCTTCCCGCAATACGGCATCGCCATCCTCACCGTCCTCTCCTGCGGCGTCGCCATCATTTATTTCCTCGGGCCCAAGGGTTTCTGCACCTTTGCCTGTCCTTACGGAGCCTTTTTCGGCCTTACCGACAAGCTGGCCGTCGGCCGCATCCGCGTAACCGATGCCTGCCGCGAGTGCGGCCACTGTACCTCGGTTTGCACCTCCAACGTCCGTGTCGCCGAGGAAGTAAAGCTCTACAAGATGGTCGTCGATCCCGGCTGCATGAAGTGCATGGACTGCGTGACCGTCTGCCCCAACGACGCCCTCTACTTCGGCTTCGGCCCACCCTCGCTGGGACGCCAACCAATCGCCCCGCCTGCCAAACGACGATTCGATCTCTCCCTCGCTGAAGAGATTCTCGCCCTCATCGTCTTCGCCGGTGTGTTCCTCGCCTTTCGCGGTCTTTATGGAAAAGTCCCGTTTCTCATGTCGCTCGGCATCGCCGGCGTCGGCGCGTTTCTCATCATGAAGGCCGTGCGAATCGCTTACGTCCCCGATGTCCTCATCCAGCGGACGCGCCTGAAGATCGGCGGCAGGCTGCAACCGCTCGGAACCGCCTTTCTCCTCGGCGTCTTTGCGATCTTGGCGTTCACGGTCCATTCCGGCATCTGGAGATTCCACGATTGGCAGGGACATCGCGCCTTCTTGCACTCCCCGCCCGAGACCTTTCGCTGGCAATACGACCCCGCCGGCCCTCCCGGTTCGAGAGACCCCCACAAGGCAAACGTCGACACGGCGATTCGCCATCTCGAGTTTTGCAATCGCTGGGGGCTCTACCCAACACCGGAGAACGATCTCCAGCGGGCCTGGCTTTACGTCTGCGCCAATCGCCTCAATAAATCCGCGGAGTGCGTGCGCGCTGCCCTGGATCGAAATCCAGATGACTTCTCGACCTGGATGAACCTCGCCAAAGTACTTACCGCGGCCGGAGAATTGGCCGATGCCCGAGCCGCCTATGAGGGCGCCCTGAAGCTGGAAACCACGCAGCGCGAAAAATGGGGACGAAAGATCGCAGATCGTCCCATGGACGGCTCGGCCCACCTATGGACTGAATGGGGCATGTTTCTCGTCCACATGGGAGAGCCCGATGCCGGCATTGCGGCACTCGAATTCGCCTGCAATTACGACGCCCGATTCGCCGACGGTCCACTCGCCCTGGGTGACTGCCAACTCCGAATGGACAACCCCGACGCGGCCCGTAGAGCCTTCATCGCCGCCGTACTAATCGCTCCGCAGCGCCCGGAGGCCAACGAGGCCCTGCGCATTATCAACAAGTCGCAGCAGCATTACGACCGCGCCGTCACCGAGTATCGGGCAGCAATCAAAGATCGGCCCGAAATCTTTTCGCTCCGCAACAACCTCGCTTTCGCGCTCTCTGAGTTGATGCGTTATCAGGAAGCCGCCGCCGAATACCGCGAAGCCCTTCGACTGCTGCCCGGCGCCTGGGCCACCCGTGCCGACTACGGCGCACTCTTACTCATTCTGGGCGATGCCGCCGGTGCGATTGAGCAGTATCAGCAAATCGTAAGCGCCGAGCCGCAAAACGCCGAGGCACTCCTGCGACTGGGATACCTCTTCATTCAGACCGGCGACTACAACGCCGCCCGACCCCCCGTCGAAGCCGCTCTCCAATTCGGCGACGAAGCCCAACAGGCGACGGCTCGAATGCTCAGCGACGAGCTAACTCGCCGTACAGCGCCTCAAGCCGCTCGACCATGACTCGATGATCGAACTCCGTAAGACACCGAGCCCGGCCGGTGACGCCGTACCGATTTCGCAGCGCGTCATCTGCCGATAGCTTCTCGATCGCGTCGGCGAATCCCTCCAAATCTCCGAGCCGAACCAGTTCGCCCGTCTCCCCGGGAATCACGACTTCCGGCCCGCCGTCGATGTCGAAACTGATCGCCGGCTTCCCCATGAGCATCGCCTGCACCACCGCCCTCGGAAGCCCCTCCCACTGAGACGTATGAGCCAGCAGGTCGATCGAAGAGAGTACGCGGGGCATCTCGCTCGGCGGCAGTAGCCCGGTGATGATCACCCGATCGCGCAGGCCGCGCCGGCTCAACTCCACCTCATACATATCGCGCTGGGCCCCATCGCCGACCCAGACGAATTTCAATGGCAAAGCCCGTTGCGCCGCCAGCGACATGATCGGGATTAGCTGCTCGTAGCCCTTATTAACAAAGAGCCTCGCCACCGTCCCCACCAGCACGTCCGAATCAGACACCCCCCACTGGCGACGAAGCTCCCGGCCGTCATGTTTCACGGGGTCGAAGTCCGCCGTCACCATGCCGCTGCGAATGGTTCGAAACTGCTCGGGACGGCCCACGCCTGCCGCAAGCGCCTGCCGGGTCATCGCATCCGCGACGCTGACAATCCCGTGACACCGCTTGGCGCAGTGACGCTCGGCGGCGGCGTACATCGCGCTCGTCAATTCGCCCTGCGTCCGATTGAAGCTCATCCCGTGAATCGTGTGCACGATCAGCGGCACGCCGGCCAGATCGGCGGCGATGCGCCCCAGTACTCCCGCCTTGCTCGAGTGCGTGTGCACCACGTCCGGCCGCAGCAATTCAAACGTGCGGCGAAGCGACCGAAGCGCCGCGAAATCCCTCAGGGGGCTCACCTGCCTCACAAGGTCCGGCAACTCTTCAAATTGATAAGGCCCCGTCCGGGCGCGCCCCGTGAGTGACCCCTCCGGCCCCTCCGTCGGTCCGCTGATCAGATGCACTTCGTGACCGCGCGCACTCAAACCCTCGCAGGTCAGCAGCGTGTTTTCCTGCGCCCCGCCGATGATCAAGCGCGTGATGACGTGAACAATCCGCATGGTGCCGCCGAAAGAGCCGGATGGCCGACCTCTCTACGCCGAGGGTTCCTCCAACTGGTCTACGCCCTGAGGCATCGGAGCGGTCGATCGCGGATGGTGATCCACGTGCTCACGCGGGCCGCCCCGGGGAGGCTCCGCGGCCTCGGCACGCTGGATCATCTCCGCACTCGGCGCCGGCAGATTCGGCAGGTCGTACTTCACCCACTGAAGACAAAGCCCGCGAGGCGCCGCCGTCGGGCCCGCACGACTTCGATCCTTCGCTTCGAGTATCTCCCGCGCGGACTGAACCGACCAGCGACCGCGCCCGATCTCAACGAGCGTCCCCATCATGTTACGAACCTGCTTGTAGAGAAACCCCTCGCCCTCAATGTCCATGCGGATTTCCTGATCGACCCGATAGAGTTCGATGCGTCGAATTGTCCGAACATTCGACTGACGTGGGTTTCCCGCCGAGGCGAATGACGTGAAGTCGTGCCGCCCCACCCAGTTCGAGGCCGCCTCCTGCATCCGTTGAAGGTCCAGCGGTTGCCAAAAGTGATAAACGAATCGCTGTGACAAATGCTCGCAGGGCCGCGCGGCGACGTTATGAATCCGATACCGATACAGCTTCGTAATCGCCGAGCGTGTTGCGTGAAACGTCAGCGGCACTTCTGCCAGGTGCAGCAGGGTCATGTCCTTCGGCAACCGCGAGCCGAGACTCCGCGAAATCGAATCCGCGTTTGTCCGACTGGTCGTAAAACAGTTAGCCACGTACCCCGATGCATGAACCCCCGAGTCGGTCCGGCTGCAGCCGATCAGCGCGACCTGGTGACGAAGGCACCGCCGCAGCGCTTGCTCCATCGTACCCTGCGCCGTCCGCAGATTGGGCTGGTTCTGCCAACCGTGAAAGTCCGCCCCGTCATAGGCGAGGATCATCATGAGATTCCGCATCATCGCGGAGCTATGTTAGAAGCGACTCGCGCCGAGCACAAAGTTTTACCAGGACTCGCCGCGCAGGACCTCGGTAACTTGAACAGGTGTTCCTGTCGGGCACACATGTCTCCGGCCTTGCCGAAAAATGCCTGCGGCAATTTGCGAGGAAGTGTAGGCGGTGCGGGATAGCGCGGTTCAGGCCCCTGCCTTGGGGGATGCCGGTGGCGCAGCGTCGGGCTCGACCGTGACATCTTTCTGCACGCCGACAAACGACCGGTTCGTCTTCTCTCGGCGCTTTGTGCGGCTGTGGCGCTTGGACGCCTCTATGACTGGCAGATTCTCGGCGTCCAGCTCCCAGAAGACGTTCGAGCGGCCGCGACCCAGAAGCTTCGCGGCATACAGGGACGTGTCCGCCTGCCGCAGCACTGCGTCGGCGTCCATCGTCGAAGCCTCTCCGCCGAATGCCGTGCAGCCCACGCCCAAAGTAAAATGCTTGGGCTGCGTCGTCGCATCAAACGCGATCGCCGCGAACGTCCGGCGCAGCCGGTCCGCTGTCTGTTTGATCGCGTCGCGCGTCGTGTGCATCATGACCAGCGCCATCTCGTCGCCGCCCAGTCGGCCGGCGAGACAGTTCTGCCCGGTAAGCCGGCGCATCAGCCGACTCAACGTGAGGATCAGCTCGTCTCCCAGATCGTATCCGTGTCGGTCATTCACAACCATCAGATGATCGATATCCGCGATGATCATGCCGCCCACCGACCCGTCGCGGCGTGAGGACATCAGCGCCTCCGTGACGTGAATGATCAGTTGCCGGCGATTCGACAAACCCGTGAACGGATCCTGCAACGCCAGCTTTCGGTATGCCTCGCGTGTCTGCTGCTCGCGAAGCGCCACCCTCAGTCGCCCCAGGAGGTCAACGCTGCTGATCGGCTTGAAGATGATATCGTGCGCGCCGACCTCGAAGCCTTCACTCAACAACGGGTCGCTGCGATCCAGGCCCGTCACAAAAAAGACTGGTATGTCCGCCGTCCCCAGGTTCGCCTTCAGCTCCCGACAAACGTCAAAGCCGCTCCGCGGGCCGGACAACTTGATGTCCAGGAGTACCACGTTGGGACGATACTTCTCGCAAATGGCCAGCGCGGATTCGCAGTCGCTTGCCAGCGTGGAACGAAAGCCGTGATTGCGCGTGATCGTCGCAAGAAGACCTACCATGTCCGGATCGTCGTCAACGATCAGAATCAACGGTCGATCATCGCGACGTCCATCGACCTGGTCGCCTGCCACGCTGGAACCCCCGAATTTCTGCCGCCGCTCGGACGGCGGATTTGACCCGGACAATCTATCGGCCGACTGATCGGGGGCCCGAAGCTTCAACCGGCACAACCTATTTGCGCAGGATTCCCACCGAAATACTACGAGGAAAACGACAAGTATCGGGAATTTATCGGGCGACGAAGATGCGAGATCGAACGAGGTGAAACGTCTCGAAGTTCAACGCGGTTTTCGGACCCGGACGAGTCAAGGAACGTTCGATGAGAGGCGAACCATCGGTCTATGGCTGAATGTTGACCGACGCGGGCGTGGCCCGACTCTTAAGCACGGCCAGAAT
Proteins encoded in this region:
- a CDS encoding diguanylate cyclase, which codes for MAGDQVDGRRDDRPLILIVDDDPDMVGLLATITRNHGFRSTLASDCESALAICEKYRPNVVLLDIKLSGPRSGFDVCRELKANLGTADIPVFFVTGLDRSDPLLSEGFEVGAHDIIFKPISSVDLLGRLRVALREQQTREAYRKLALQDPFTGLSNRRQLIIHVTEALMSSRRDGSVGGMIIADIDHLMVVNDRHGYDLGDELILTLSRLMRRLTGQNCLAGRLGGDEMALVMMHTTRDAIKQTADRLRRTFAAIAFDATTQPKHFTLGVGCTAFGGEASTMDADAVLRQADTSLYAAKLLGRGRSNVFWELDAENLPVIEASKRHSRTKRREKTNRSFVGVQKDVTVEPDAAPPASPKAGA